In the genome of Veillonellales bacterium, one region contains:
- a CDS encoding PRC-barrel domain-containing protein, with product MEKISSLLGLPVLEIETGRQIGEVYEVVVDIEQAAVCGIILKAANWFAQEQGIEFRNLHSIGRDAVMVRNSALIQELSTFVSSRSYHLRELIDKQIFTEAGLQLGTLVDIRFNAVTGEISDYQVSDSVVGDLLSGRLAMPLPPVQIVGEEKLIVPESMAKLLHTESDSI from the coding sequence ATGGAAAAAATAAGCAGCTTATTAGGACTGCCGGTATTGGAAATAGAGACCGGAAGGCAGATTGGTGAGGTCTATGAAGTTGTTGTGGACATTGAGCAGGCAGCTGTATGCGGCATTATTCTTAAAGCAGCTAACTGGTTTGCCCAGGAACAGGGAATAGAGTTTAGAAATCTACACAGCATTGGCCGTGATGCCGTCATGGTCAGAAATTCTGCACTAATACAGGAGCTTTCAACCTTTGTTTCTAGCCGCAGCTATCATTTACGGGAGCTAATTGATAAACAAATTTTCACTGAAGCAGGGCTTCAACTGGGAACGCTTGTTGATATCCGATTTAATGCTGTTACCGGTGAAATTAGTGATTACCAAGTATCCGACAGCGTTGTTGGCGATTTATTGTCCGGACGACTGGCAATGCCCTTACCGCCGGTTCAGATAGTCGGGGAAGAAAAGTTGATTGTTCCTGAATCAATGGCTAAACTTCTTCATACTGAAAGTGATTCAATATAA
- a CDS encoding DUF1292 domain-containing protein: MADFDKEDLEDTDEDIVVVMTDEEGNEFYYREELIIPVDDKRYAILVPIDIDEEGCECEDSSCDCCSDETDVYIARIDVDENGEEVYVDPSDEEFEQVREAYEELMADDDNEAE; the protein is encoded by the coding sequence ATGGCTGATTTTGATAAAGAAGACCTTGAGGATACGGACGAAGACATTGTTGTTGTAATGACAGATGAGGAGGGTAATGAATTTTATTACCGGGAAGAACTGATTATTCCTGTGGATGACAAACGATACGCAATTTTAGTACCTATCGATATTGATGAAGAAGGCTGCGAATGCGAAGATTCCAGTTGTGATTGCTGCAGCGACGAAACAGACGTATACATTGCTAGAATTGATGTGGACGAAAATGGCGAAGAAGTATATGTAGACCCGTCCGATGAGGAATTTGAACAGGTTCGCGAGGCTTATGAAGAATTGATGGCCGATGATGATAATGAAGCCGAATAG
- a CDS encoding AI-2E family transporter — MGATKRSVRLGVIIFTLAALFCFLWFVRSGLYPFVIATFLAYLLNPAVCYLEEQGVKRGWSILIIYFILFSSLILAGIKLIPILLRELEEFGQDIPEMAARGQAMIQAFQIQYQNSALPYSLRLALDDLLLTVENNIQEFIAAIINEFIEFFGHLIGVMISPVLAFYLLKEWFEIKKNLLQLLPAAWRLEAVLIGQDIDKVLCGIIRGQVIVAVIVGLLVSIGLCLLQLNFALLIALLAGILDFIPYFGAIIGAAPAVTLALLDSPWLALKVALLFILIHQLEGTVIHPKIVGESVGMHPLSVIFFAFIGGEVGGMLGMLLGVPVAAIVKVVIFHVYRLLV, encoded by the coding sequence ATGGGTGCGACAAAGCGATCCGTACGCTTAGGCGTTATTATTTTTACCCTTGCCGCATTATTCTGCTTTTTATGGTTCGTTCGCAGCGGATTATATCCTTTTGTTATTGCTACTTTTTTGGCGTATTTGCTAAATCCGGCGGTTTGCTATTTGGAGGAGCAGGGAGTAAAGCGGGGTTGGTCAATCCTAATCATCTATTTCATTTTATTTAGTTCGCTTATTCTGGCAGGCATTAAACTTATCCCCATTCTATTGCGGGAATTGGAGGAATTCGGACAGGATATTCCGGAAATGGCGGCAAGAGGACAAGCTATGATTCAAGCCTTTCAAATCCAATATCAAAATTCCGCCTTACCTTATTCCCTGCGACTGGCCCTTGATGATTTATTGCTGACAGTGGAAAATAATATTCAGGAATTTATCGCTGCAATAATCAATGAATTTATTGAATTTTTCGGTCATCTTATCGGCGTGATGATTAGCCCGGTATTGGCTTTCTACCTTCTCAAGGAATGGTTTGAAATAAAGAAAAATTTGCTTCAACTGCTTCCCGCTGCCTGGCGTCTGGAAGCCGTTTTAATAGGACAAGATATTGATAAAGTGCTGTGCGGTATAATTAGAGGCCAGGTTATCGTAGCGGTCATAGTGGGGCTGTTGGTTAGTATTGGACTTTGTTTATTACAGCTTAATTTTGCCTTGCTTATAGCGCTGCTGGCAGGCATACTTGATTTCATCCCTTACTTTGGTGCCATTATCGGGGCAGCTCCGGCGGTGACCCTGGCCCTGTTGGATTCTCCTTGGCTGGCATTGAAAGTAGCACTTCTCTTTATTTTGATTCATCAGCTGGAGGGAACCGTTATTCATCCGAAAATAGTAGGTGAAAGCGTAGGAATGCATCCATTATCCGTTATTTTTTTTGCTTTTATCGGCGGAGAGGTGGGTGGAATGTTAGGTATGTTGTTAGGGGTACCGGTTGCAGCGATTGTAAAAGTAGTAATTTTTCACGTATATCGTCTGCTTGTATAG
- the ruvX gene encoding Holliday junction resolvase RuvX has product MRILALDVGDKTIGVAASDELLLTAQGVEVIRRTGRKKDVLRLRELIAAYESDVLVIGLPKNMNGTIGARCELVQKFAESLMKEFPQVSIQFWDERLSTVAAEKSLIAADVSRTKRRRVIDKMAAVFILQGYLDSLSHQKLP; this is encoded by the coding sequence ATGCGAATACTAGCACTTGACGTCGGCGATAAAACTATCGGGGTGGCGGCAAGCGACGAATTGCTTTTAACAGCCCAGGGTGTGGAGGTGATTCGAAGAACTGGTAGAAAAAAAGATGTACTCAGATTGCGGGAGCTCATTGCGGCCTATGAGTCGGATGTTTTAGTTATTGGCTTGCCAAAAAACATGAACGGGACAATTGGCGCACGCTGCGAACTGGTACAAAAATTTGCTGAATCACTCATGAAGGAATTTCCCCAGGTTTCTATTCAGTTCTGGGATGAACGGCTATCTACCGTTGCCGCCGAGAAGTCACTGATTGCGGCTGATGTAAGCCGAACCAAACGGCGAAGGGTTATTGATAAGATGGCTGCAGTGTTTATCCTGCAAGGATATCTTGATAGTTTATCACACCAAAAACTTCCTTGA
- a CDS encoding IreB family regulatory phosphoprotein, which yields MSNLSQETMMFRVDSEEGNAASVIIGNVYQALKEKGYNPINQLVGYLLSGDPTYITSHNNARGLIRKLERDEILEELVRAYLKDK from the coding sequence ATGTCCAATTTATCACAAGAAACTATGATGTTCCGGGTTGACAGTGAAGAAGGTAATGCTGCGTCGGTCATCATCGGCAACGTATATCAGGCGTTAAAAGAAAAGGGATATAACCCAATTAATCAGCTGGTTGGATATTTGTTATCCGGTGATCCGACATATATTACCAGTCACAATAACGCACGAGGGTTAATCCGGAAACTGGAGCGGGATGAAATACTGGAAGAACTGGTGCGAGCTTATCTAAAAGACAAATAA
- the nifS gene encoding cysteine desulfurase NifS: MKRIYFDHSATTPVDSEVASVMMEYMTDKFGNPSSVHSFGREVKKAVGEARDQVSDLIAANNDELFFTSGGTEGDNLALKGVALANRQRGNHIITTSIEHHAILHTCDYLEKQGFAVTYLPVDENARIRLEDVEQAITDKTILISVMFANNEVGTLQPIAEIGKLAREKGIYFHTDAVQAAGNYPLNVKEYNIDLLTLSGHKFYGPKGIGALYVRRGVRIDAVQHGGGQERSLRAGTENVPGIVGLGKAAAIAKRDMTKKIVHITALRDKLIKGLQEKVSDIKLNGHPVLRMPGSVNFSFLAVEGESLLLNLDLKGIAASSGSACTSGSLDPSHVLLAMGLPQEVAQGSLRISLGRDNTQEEIDYCLAVLPEVVDRLRNISPVNASRKGK; this comes from the coding sequence ATGAAAAGAATTTATTTTGACCATTCTGCTACTACCCCGGTAGATAGTGAAGTTGCTTCCGTAATGATGGAATATATGACGGATAAATTCGGCAATCCATCAAGCGTTCACTCCTTTGGAAGGGAAGTAAAAAAGGCGGTTGGCGAGGCCCGTGATCAGGTAAGCGACCTTATCGCTGCGAATAATGATGAGCTGTTTTTTACCAGCGGAGGAACCGAAGGCGATAATCTTGCCCTCAAGGGAGTTGCGTTGGCAAATCGCCAGCGCGGCAATCATATTATTACAACATCCATTGAACATCATGCCATACTGCATACTTGTGATTATTTAGAAAAGCAGGGTTTTGCCGTTACCTATCTGCCTGTGGATGAGAATGCCCGGATACGGTTGGAAGATGTCGAGCAGGCAATTACGGATAAAACGATTTTAATTAGTGTCATGTTTGCCAATAATGAAGTAGGCACTCTTCAGCCAATTGCGGAAATCGGCAAACTCGCCCGGGAGAAGGGAATTTATTTTCATACAGACGCCGTACAGGCAGCAGGAAATTATCCACTTAATGTAAAAGAATATAACATTGATTTATTAACTCTGTCCGGGCACAAATTTTATGGCCCGAAGGGAATCGGTGCTTTATATGTGCGCCGCGGGGTACGAATTGATGCGGTTCAGCATGGCGGCGGACAGGAACGGAGTCTGCGGGCCGGAACCGAAAATGTTCCGGGTATTGTTGGGCTGGGTAAAGCCGCTGCGATTGCGAAACGGGATATGACAAAAAAAATTGTTCATATAACGGCACTGCGGGACAAACTTATCAAGGGACTTCAAGAAAAAGTTTCTGATATTAAATTGAATGGGCATCCGGTTCTTCGTATGCCGGGCAGTGTAAATTTTAGCTTTTTAGCTGTGGAAGGCGAGTCGCTGTTATTAAATTTGGACTTAAAGGGAATCGCCGCATCCAGCGGTTCCGCCTGCACTTCCGGGTCGCTTGATCCTTCCCATGTTTTGCTGGCAATGGGTTTGCCCCAGGAAGTCGCTCAAGGATCTCTAAGAATTTCTTTAGGCCGTGACAATACCCAAGAGGAGATTGACTATTGTTTGGCAGTGCTCCCGGAGGTTGTTGACCGGTTACGCAATATTTCACCAGTAAATGCTTCTCGTAAAGGAAAGTGA
- the alaS gene encoding alanine--tRNA ligase yields the protein MTGNELRQKFLQFFASKDHLVLKSYPLIPENDPTLLLIGAGMAPFKPFFTGKMKPPHPRITTSQKCVRTGDIENVGRTARHHTFFEMLGNFSFGDYFKKEAIAWAWEFITTVIELPQDKLWITIHTTDDEAFDIWTRDIGVPAEKIVRMEDNFWEIGPGPCGPCSEIYIDLGKERGCGSPDCGVGCDCDRYLEIWNLVFTQYNRDEAGNYTPLAKKNIDTGAGLERIASVLQNKRSNFETDLLFPIIEHAAQLAGVTYGQSPKTDISLKVIADHARSMTVMIGDGILPSNEGRGYVLRRILRRAIRHGRLLGIEKPFLADIVDIVVAMFAEAYPDLMGKKEYLKKVIQVEEERFQTTLVQGMELLNHQIELLKHSGSKILDGVTAFKLYDTFGFPWELTLEILKENDLELDKAVFDQSMNEQRERARLARQNHEERVLLPDMSGISVEKLVYSPEAETAKVELMWRDGKIVDEAHDGDEVGIVLDVTSFYAEGGGQVGDAGFLFGPLGKVQVTATKKLPNGARYHIGLIVEGAFNTGDTVRIALNTVRHQDTTRNHTATHLLQSALRQVLGDHVNQAGSQVGPDRLRFDFSHFAPVTPEQLDEVETIVNEFIMQNIAVSIIETTQELAKEMGATALFGEKYGDVVRVVIVGDCSKELCGGTHVSSTSEIGLFKIVSESGIGSGVRRIEAVTGREALQYIKEKETVVKKAAAIVKARPEEVITRIDSIMLRLKEVEHEVAVLTAKLAQTEIQELMAKMQEVNGVQIVVGQVMAADMDGLRSVADMARNRLTCGVVVLGAVHQDKVNFVAMATKAAVAKKIHAGNIVKAAAKVAGGGGGGRPDMAQAGGRQPEKIQASLQTALNVIKDQLG from the coding sequence ATGACAGGAAATGAACTGCGCCAAAAATTTTTGCAATTTTTTGCCAGTAAAGATCATTTAGTATTGAAAAGCTATCCATTAATTCCAGAAAATGATCCGACATTGCTGCTAATCGGTGCAGGCATGGCTCCGTTTAAACCGTTTTTTACCGGCAAGATGAAACCGCCTCATCCTCGGATTACTACAAGTCAAAAATGTGTTCGTACCGGTGATATCGAAAATGTGGGACGTACCGCCCGGCATCATACCTTTTTTGAAATGCTTGGCAATTTTTCCTTTGGCGACTATTTTAAAAAAGAGGCAATTGCCTGGGCCTGGGAATTTATCACCACAGTTATCGAGCTGCCCCAGGATAAGCTTTGGATTACCATACATACAACCGATGATGAAGCATTTGATATTTGGACCAGAGATATTGGCGTTCCGGCTGAAAAAATTGTACGAATGGAAGATAACTTTTGGGAAATCGGACCTGGGCCTTGCGGTCCCTGCTCCGAAATATATATTGATTTAGGCAAGGAACGAGGTTGCGGCTCTCCTGACTGTGGGGTAGGCTGCGATTGTGACCGTTATCTAGAAATATGGAATTTGGTGTTTACGCAATATAACCGGGATGAAGCCGGCAACTATACTCCCCTGGCCAAAAAAAATATTGACACCGGTGCGGGATTGGAACGGATTGCATCAGTGCTGCAAAATAAAAGATCAAATTTTGAAACGGACTTGCTGTTCCCCATTATTGAACATGCTGCTCAATTGGCCGGAGTAACTTATGGTCAGTCACCCAAAACCGATATTTCTTTAAAAGTCATTGCTGATCATGCCAGAAGTATGACGGTGATGATCGGTGATGGCATATTGCCTTCGAATGAAGGCCGCGGCTATGTATTGCGTCGTATTCTGCGCCGGGCGATACGTCACGGACGCTTATTAGGAATTGAAAAGCCCTTTTTAGCGGACATTGTCGATATTGTGGTGGCTATGTTTGCCGAAGCATATCCGGATTTAATGGGAAAAAAGGAGTACCTGAAGAAGGTTATCCAAGTGGAGGAAGAACGCTTCCAGACGACTTTGGTCCAAGGCATGGAGCTCCTGAATCATCAGATTGAATTATTAAAGCACTCCGGCAGCAAAATTTTAGACGGAGTGACTGCTTTTAAACTCTATGATACTTTTGGCTTCCCTTGGGAACTGACACTGGAAATTCTTAAGGAAAATGATCTGGAACTGGATAAGGCAGTATTTGATCAATCAATGAACGAACAGCGGGAGAGGGCTCGCTTGGCCCGTCAGAATCACGAGGAGCGAGTCTTACTGCCGGATATGTCCGGTATATCGGTTGAAAAGCTTGTCTATAGTCCTGAAGCTGAAACGGCTAAAGTTGAGCTAATGTGGCGCGATGGAAAGATTGTCGATGAAGCTCATGACGGAGATGAGGTTGGCATTGTGCTTGATGTAACATCTTTTTATGCTGAAGGCGGCGGTCAAGTAGGAGATGCGGGTTTTCTGTTCGGACCACTGGGCAAGGTGCAAGTTACAGCTACCAAAAAACTGCCTAATGGAGCCAGATATCATATTGGACTGATTGTTGAAGGCGCATTCAATACCGGCGATACCGTTAGGATTGCTTTGAATACAGTCAGACATCAGGATACAACCCGCAATCATACTGCTACTCATTTATTACAAAGTGCCTTGCGGCAGGTTCTGGGAGACCATGTAAATCAGGCCGGTTCTCAGGTCGGACCGGATCGGCTGCGCTTTGATTTTTCCCATTTTGCGCCGGTAACACCAGAACAGCTGGACGAAGTGGAAACGATTGTTAATGAATTTATCATGCAGAATATTGCCGTCAGCATCATTGAAACGACTCAGGAACTGGCTAAAGAAATGGGAGCTACGGCTTTATTCGGTGAGAAATATGGCGACGTGGTACGAGTCGTAATTGTTGGTGACTGCAGTAAAGAACTTTGCGGCGGAACCCATGTATCCAGTACGTCAGAAATTGGGTTATTTAAAATTGTCAGTGAATCGGGCATTGGCTCCGGTGTCAGAAGAATTGAAGCGGTAACCGGCAGAGAAGCGCTTCAATATATCAAAGAAAAAGAAACTGTAGTGAAAAAGGCTGCTGCTATTGTAAAAGCCCGTCCGGAAGAAGTGATAACCCGGATAGACAGTATCATGCTGCGGCTGAAGGAAGTAGAGCATGAAGTAGCTGTACTTACAGCAAAGCTTGCCCAAACGGAGATTCAGGAATTGATGGCCAAAATGCAGGAAGTAAATGGTGTTCAAATCGTTGTCGGCCAGGTTATGGCTGCGGATATGGACGGACTGCGGTCGGTAGCCGATATGGCTCGCAATCGTTTAACTTGTGGGGTGGTAGTACTTGGCGCTGTGCATCAGGATAAAGTAAACTTTGTGGCGATGGCTACAAAAGCGGCGGTGGCTAAAAAGATCCATGCCGGCAATATTGTAAAAGCTGCGGCAAAAGTAGCCGGCGGCGGCGGCGGCGGACGTCCTGATATGGCGCAGGCCGGAGGCAGGCAGCCGGAAAAGATTCAGGCATCATTACAAACTGCATTGAACGTAATAAAAGATCAGCTTGGTTAA
- a CDS encoding replication-associated recombination protein A yields the protein MRPRTLKEFLGQENIIGPGKFLPKMIAADTVPSIILFGPPGTGKTTLAQVIANSTNCQFEKLNAVAAGVSDIRKVVEAAKERLKLYMRRTILFIDEIHRFNKGQQDALLPYVEDGRIILIGATTENPYFEVNSPLLSRMRVIHLQEISSAAMQQILINAMGDSERGLGKLQLQYDNAALEKIIIVAGGDARVALNILEQAAAMLEAEQNKNLTIHVVETVVGEKLQVYDKQGDNHYDVVSALIKSMRGSDADAALHYLARMLAAGEDIKFIARRIVICAAEDVGNADPQALQLAMAAAQAVQFVGMPEARIPLAQAVTYIAAAPKSNAAYLGIDAALKDVRSKSCGKVPLHLRDAHYHGAKKLNHGSGYRYPHDFADGYVKQQYLPDELRGTVYYQPSGRGKEGEFAKRLAGLRDRPPEN from the coding sequence ATGCGTCCAAGAACGCTAAAAGAGTTTTTGGGGCAGGAGAATATAATTGGACCCGGTAAGTTTTTGCCGAAGATGATTGCTGCGGATACGGTACCCTCCATTATTTTGTTCGGACCGCCAGGAACCGGAAAAACTACATTAGCACAAGTGATTGCTAATTCGACAAATTGCCAATTTGAAAAACTAAATGCTGTGGCAGCTGGTGTCAGCGATATTCGCAAAGTGGTGGAAGCCGCAAAAGAACGGCTGAAACTATATATGCGGCGTACGATATTGTTTATTGATGAGATTCATCGTTTTAATAAAGGACAGCAGGATGCACTATTGCCTTATGTGGAAGACGGGCGGATTATTCTCATTGGCGCTACAACAGAAAATCCTTATTTTGAGGTCAATTCTCCTCTGCTATCGCGGATGCGCGTTATACACCTGCAAGAAATCAGCTCTGCCGCAATGCAGCAAATTCTTATTAATGCTATGGGAGATTCGGAACGGGGACTTGGCAAGCTGCAATTGCAGTATGATAACGCTGCGCTAGAAAAGATTATTATTGTTGCCGGTGGTGATGCCCGGGTTGCGTTAAATATTCTAGAACAGGCGGCGGCTATGCTGGAAGCGGAGCAAAACAAAAATCTTACGATTCATGTAGTGGAAACTGTCGTTGGCGAAAAGTTACAAGTATATGATAAACAGGGGGACAATCATTATGATGTTGTTTCGGCGTTAATTAAAAGTATGCGGGGCTCGGATGCTGACGCTGCATTACACTATTTGGCCAGAATGCTGGCAGCCGGTGAGGATATTAAATTTATTGCCCGGAGAATTGTAATTTGTGCGGCGGAAGATGTGGGAAACGCCGATCCCCAGGCTCTCCAATTGGCCATGGCTGCGGCTCAGGCCGTTCAGTTTGTCGGTATGCCGGAAGCACGAATTCCGTTAGCTCAAGCCGTGACATACATTGCCGCCGCACCCAAAAGTAACGCCGCTTATTTGGGAATAGATGCCGCATTAAAGGATGTTCGCAGTAAATCATGCGGAAAAGTTCCACTTCATCTGCGGGACGCTCACTATCATGGCGCCAAAAAATTAAACCATGGCAGCGGATATCGTTATCCTCATGATTTTGCCGATGGCTATGTAAAGCAGCAGTATTTGCCTGATGAATTAAGGGGAACTGTTTATTATCAGCCCAGCGGCCGGGGCAAAGAAGGGGAATTTGCCAAAAGGTTAGCTGGTTTGCGAGACAGGCCGCCAGAAAATTGA
- the aspS gene encoding aspartate--tRNA ligase, with protein MDTMEGLHRTHSCEDLRAQHEGSEVVLCGWVSHRRDHGGLIFIDLRDRSGLVQVVFSPEMDTEAFKKAEAVRSEYVLAIKGTVKRRTAETINPNMSTGEIEVDCTELRVLNAAKTPPFYIQDHIDVDETLRLRYRYLDLRRPEMQRNLMLRHRVTKVMRDFFDKHGFWEVETPMLTKSSPEGARDYLVPSRVNPGKFYALPQSPQLFKQILMVSGFERYFQIVRCFRDEDLRADRQPEFTQLDIEMSFIDREDILKMMEEMVTILFNQCIGAEIATPFLRLSFDEAMARFGSDKPDLRFGMELIDISSAVKGSNFKVFETVLTHGGQVKAINVKGNAAIPRRELDGLINYVGNYGAKGLAWMCYTDDGIKSPITKFFSAEIIDRITAQTQAQTGDLLLIIADKPNIVAAALGQLRLEMARRLNLIDPDKLSFLWVLDFPMFEFNDDEKRWVAMHHPFTSPRMEDVHYLASDPGRIKAKAYDMVLNGTEIGGGSIRIYNRDLQEQVFKTIGLTPEEAMSKFGYLLEAFEYGTPPHGGIAFGLDRLVMLMAKRASIRDVIAFPKTQSATDVMTQAPSEVSTKQLKELSIKTNILLKK; from the coding sequence ATGGATACAATGGAAGGTTTACACCGTACACATTCTTGCGAGGACTTACGAGCCCAGCATGAAGGCAGTGAAGTTGTCTTATGCGGCTGGGTTTCCCACCGAAGGGATCATGGGGGCCTGATTTTTATTGATCTGAGGGATCGTTCCGGTTTGGTGCAGGTAGTTTTTTCACCGGAAATGGATACGGAGGCTTTTAAAAAGGCCGAAGCGGTTCGCTCTGAATACGTGCTGGCAATTAAAGGAACAGTAAAGCGCCGAACAGCAGAGACTATCAATCCCAATATGTCCACTGGCGAAATTGAAGTGGATTGTACGGAACTTCGCGTCTTAAATGCCGCGAAAACACCGCCTTTCTATATTCAGGATCATATTGATGTGGATGAAACACTGCGGCTGCGATATCGCTATCTGGACTTACGCCGTCCGGAAATGCAGCGAAATTTAATGCTGCGGCACCGGGTCACAAAAGTAATGCGGGATTTTTTTGATAAGCATGGTTTTTGGGAAGTGGAAACCCCTATGCTGACTAAAAGTTCACCGGAAGGCGCCAGAGACTATTTGGTTCCCAGCCGGGTGAATCCGGGAAAGTTCTATGCGTTGCCCCAATCGCCGCAACTTTTTAAGCAGATATTAATGGTATCGGGTTTTGAACGGTATTTTCAGATCGTGCGGTGTTTCCGGGATGAGGACTTAAGAGCCGACCGTCAGCCGGAGTTTACCCAGCTTGATATCGAAATGTCCTTTATTGATCGGGAGGACATTTTAAAAATGATGGAGGAAATGGTTACCATCCTCTTTAACCAATGTATTGGGGCTGAAATTGCCACCCCATTCTTGCGATTAAGCTTTGACGAAGCGATGGCCCGCTTTGGCTCGGATAAACCTGATTTGCGCTTTGGAATGGAACTGATCGATATTTCATCGGCAGTAAAAGGTTCTAATTTCAAGGTGTTTGAAACCGTTTTGACTCATGGTGGGCAGGTTAAGGCCATTAATGTGAAAGGTAATGCGGCAATTCCCCGACGAGAACTGGATGGCTTGATCAATTATGTAGGAAATTATGGTGCCAAGGGATTAGCCTGGATGTGTTATACTGACGACGGAATTAAATCGCCGATTACTAAATTTTTCTCGGCTGAAATTATTGACCGGATTACAGCACAGACACAAGCTCAGACTGGCGATTTATTATTGATTATTGCAGACAAACCGAATATTGTAGCTGCTGCCTTAGGCCAATTGCGGCTGGAAATGGCTCGACGCTTAAATTTAATCGATCCGGACAAATTGTCCTTTTTGTGGGTCTTGGACTTCCCCATGTTTGAATTTAATGATGATGAAAAACGCTGGGTTGCCATGCATCATCCATTTACATCGCCAAGAATGGAAGATGTACATTATTTGGCAAGTGATCCGGGTCGGATTAAAGCAAAAGCCTATGATATGGTACTCAATGGTACTGAAATAGGTGGCGGCAGTATTCGGATTTATAACCGGGATTTGCAGGAACAGGTCTTTAAGACCATTGGGTTGACACCGGAAGAAGCTATGTCGAAATTTGGTTATCTTTTGGAAGCTTTTGAGTACGGAACTCCTCCTCACGGCGGAATTGCTTTTGGCTTGGACCGGCTGGTTATGCTAATGGCGAAACGAGCTTCGATTCGTGATGTCATCGCTTTCCCTAAAACTCAGAGCGCTACCGACGTTATGACACAAGCACCCTCTGAGGTTTCAACGAAACAGCTTAAGGAGCTTTCGATTAAAACGAATATTTTGCTCAAAAAGTAA
- the mnmA gene encoding tRNA 2-thiouridine(34) synthase MnmA — protein MISIMCAKTRVVVAMSGGVDSSLTAALLVHQGYDVIGATMQIWDNQSSQDDPEHRGCCSLSAVDDARRVAEKIGIPYYVLNFREMFQDTVVNYFIREYAAGKTPNPCIACNRYVKFAGLLQRSMALGAEYVATGHYACIEYDEQRRRYLLRKGIDQTKDQSYALYHLNQHTLQHFLMPLGKYNKTTTRQLAREIGLAVANKPDSQEICFVPNDDYKSFLAEKAPAALKPGKIVDVRGNVLGTHQGLPLYTVGQRKGLGLAAGKPLYVVELDFTANTVVVGSNEDVFASELFANDLNFIAIDPPVEAIRVEAKIRYSAQPAAAVISPLPGGTTVHVVFDKPQRAITPGQSVVFYDGDIVIGGGTIAKVVR, from the coding sequence GTGATTTCGATTATGTGTGCTAAAACCAGAGTGGTTGTAGCGATGAGCGGAGGGGTGGACAGTTCTTTAACTGCCGCCCTTCTTGTTCATCAGGGCTATGATGTAATTGGAGCAACAATGCAGATTTGGGATAACCAATCGTCCCAGGATGATCCGGAACATCGCGGCTGCTGTTCCCTGTCGGCAGTTGACGATGCCCGCAGAGTGGCGGAGAAGATTGGTATTCCTTACTATGTGCTGAATTTTCGTGAAATGTTTCAGGATACCGTCGTGAATTATTTTATTCGCGAATATGCCGCAGGCAAAACTCCCAACCCTTGTATTGCCTGCAACCGCTATGTAAAATTTGCGGGATTGCTGCAGCGATCAATGGCGTTGGGCGCAGAGTATGTGGCCACAGGCCATTATGCCTGCATTGAGTATGATGAACAGCGCAGACGCTATTTGCTGCGGAAAGGAATAGATCAGACAAAGGATCAGTCCTATGCGCTGTATCATTTGAATCAGCATACCTTGCAGCATTTTCTGATGCCCTTGGGCAAGTATAATAAAACGACAACCAGACAGCTGGCACGGGAAATTGGCTTAGCGGTTGCCAATAAACCGGATAGCCAGGAGATCTGTTTTGTACCCAATGATGATTATAAAAGTTTTTTGGCGGAAAAAGCCCCTGCAGCCCTGAAACCAGGCAAGATCGTCGATGTCAGGGGAAATGTTTTGGGTACTCACCAGGGACTGCCCCTGTATACTGTCGGACAGAGAAAAGGATTAGGACTTGCTGCCGGAAAACCCCTTTATGTTGTAGAATTGGATTTTACCGCCAATACAGTTGTCGTTGGTTCTAATGAGGATGTTTTTGCCAGTGAATTATTTGCCAACGATTTAAATTTTATTGCAATTGATCCCCCTGTAGAAGCCATCAGAGTGGAGGCTAAAATTCGCTATAGTGCTCAACCTGCCGCTGCTGTTATTTCACCTCTTCCGGGCGGAACAACGGTCCATGTGGTTTTTGATAAACCCCAGCGAGCGATTACCCCCGGCCAGTCGGTCGTGTTTTATGACGGCGATATCGTTATTGGCGGAGGAACTATAGCAAAAGTGGTACGGTGA